The genomic interval CACTCTTGCTAAAGCTTTGAGGGTTTTGAATAAGCTGACCCCGAAACCTTCGAAAATACGTTTAAAAGAATTTAAAGAAAAGTTTTACCGGCGATATGAAAATGCAGAAGTCCCTTTAATGCTTGCTTTAGATAATGAAGCAGGTATCGGTTATGGTGCAAATTCAAATGAATCCGGAGATATATCCGCATTGCTGAGAAATATACCGATCATCAGGAATAACAGGGAAGATAGTAAGACAATTAATATAGATAAGATCCATACATTTTTATATAAAAAACTGATGGACGCCAGATCCAATAATGCGCATGTAATTTTAATCGATGAGGTGGAATTAGCTGATTTCAAGGAAGGTTGGAATGATCTGTCTGCAACGATGACTATATTTTGCACTTCATTCGGAACTTTGAATGGCATGCCTCTGGTTGGTGTCAAGCACGTTGGAGGTACCAGTGCTATCAATCTGATTGGTAGATTTGGCGCCGGCAACCAGGATATTAAAGATTTTATTGATGAAATCTCAGTGATTGATGAAAAAAACTATCCTGATACTGTTCTGGCTGAAATTGCACATCTGCCTGAAAACGGGATGGGGAATTTCCTTTTCAGACCAGCTTTCAGGTCTTATGAAATTCCATATTTGTCTCAATCATGCCGTCCGGCAGCACAACAGATTCATGTAGGTGACTTATACCTTTCTTTAAAACAGAACCGGTTAGTATTGCGCTCAAAAAGATTAGGTAAAGAAGTTGGGCCAAGATTAGGCAATGCACACAATTTTAATCAAAGTTCATTACCTGTTTATCATTTCCTGTGTGATATGCAGATGCAGAATTTCAGAAATGGATTGTATTTTGAATGGGGGGGGCTTGCAGATGGAATTGTTTTTCTTCCAAGGGTACAGACTGGTCAGGTCATCCTATCTTACGCGATCTGGAAATTAAAAGCTGAGGATTATGCCTTCTTATTCCCCGCTTCAGCTAATCATTCTGATTTGGTACTTGCAAAAGCAGTTGAAGATTGGAGAGAAAAGTTCAGGATTCCGGAGCTGTTTTATTTGGTAAATGATGACAATGAGTTATTAATTGATACCCGGTCTGCCTTAAGCAGGCAAATGTTTGTGCAGGAAATAAAAAAAAGAAGTGCTATCATTCTTAAAGAATATATAGCACACCAGGGAGATGTTCTTATACAAGATCAGGATGGACATTTGTTTAACAATGAGCTTCTGGTTGTCATTGAAAAAGAGCAATTGAAAAATGTGATCGTCCCAAAACATGCCGCTGTTTTAGAACCGGAAACACTTCAAAGAGATTTTTCTGCTGGTAGCGAATGGCTTTATTATAAAATATACTGTGGCAATAAAACCGCTGATGACATACTATCTTCCGTGATTGATGAACTTGTTCAGAAGCTCCTTGAACAGGGAGTGATTGATCAATGGTTTTTCATCAGATATCAGGATCCTGATTTTCATTTGCGTGTACGGTTCCATCTCACAGATACAGTCCATTGTGGAGCTGTGATTACAGCTTTAAGCCAATGTTTAAAAAGATTTGAAGAAGAAGGTGTGGTATGGAAAATTCAAATTGACACCTATAAAAGAGAAATGGAGCGTTATGGCTCTTCAACAATGAAAGCTGCGGAACAATTGTTTTTCCAGGATAGCAGAACTATTGTAAAAATGATTCCTCAATTTGTTAACGATGAAGATCAGCGCTGGCGTTTTGCTTTACTTTCAGTAAATGAATTTCTGGAGAATATGAATTTCACGACAGACCAGAAAATAGAATTAACGGGCTATTTGAAACTAGCTTTCGGGAAAGAATTTGACCTGACAAAAATATCAAAGGCACAGCTCGATAAAGCATACAGACAGAAAAGGGCGGATATCGAAGGGCTTTTTGCGGGGGAAAATATCATGGGGCCGATGGAGAACATTTTGAAATACCGTACTGCATCTCTTACCCGGACCAATGAATTTATTCTCGCCCATTTTGCCCCATTGAACCGCGGGTTGCTGAATGATTTTTGTTGTGCTATCATTCATATGATGATTAACAGGATATTCAGAAGCAGACAGCGTGCGCATGAACTTGTTTTATATGATTTTCTTTACAGAAGCTACAGAACGAAGAAAGCCCTGGGCAGGTAACCTGTGAGCTAAATTATATCCACAAGCTTCCTAAATTTACTTAATTATGGAGAATTAGTTTCTGACACCCCTTATATTTGTGTCCGGCTGATTTTACAGGCCTTAAGCATTATGGAAAAACTTAGTATGAAACAGACACAACTTCATCCTTCTAATTTTGATTTTTTAAATAAATTAGGTCAGAATAATGATAGAGAATGGTTTCATGCACATAAAGATGAATTTCAAAAAGAACAGGTACAGATAGAAAATTTTGCTGATGCAATATTGCAAGAGCTGAATACCCATGATGTGATTGAAACCCCTTCGGGCAAAAAGAGCTTATACCGTATTTACAGAGATACCCGTTTCTCCAAAGATAAGACTCCTTATAAAACACATTGGAGCGGTAGTTTCAGCCGTGCAGGAAAATTCCGCAGAGGAGGTTATCATTTTCACCTCCAGGAAGGAAACACTTATATTGCAGGCGGTTTTTTTGGTCCATCTACCGAAGACCTGAAACGAATCAGACAAGAAATTTCTTTTGATGCCACACCGCTCAGGAAAATATTAAGTAGTGCCTCATTTATTTCGACATTTGAAAACTTAAAAGGTGAACAACTCAAAACTACCCCTAAAGGGTTTGATGCCAATGATGAAGCCATTGATCTTTTACGTTATAAACAATTCTTGCTGATCAGAAAGTTTTCGGATCAGGAAGTGCTGAGTGAAAACTTTTTGCAACAAGCCGGGCAGACTTTTAAAAACATGCGCCCATTTTTTGATTATATGAGTGAAATATTGACAACTGATATCAATGGGCTGTAAACTCAAACCCCTGACGCGTATTTTTTGAAATGCGTAATCTATTTTAATAATTTCCTGAGATACGCTAAAAGTTCAAGGCCTAATGCTGATTTTAATACCGGAATTAATACTTCTTCTAATTTCAGCTGTTCAACTTTATACATTTCAAACTTTCGGTCATTGCCATGGATGAGACTAAACTCAACATTTGAAATTCTGTCTGCAAGTTTTACAATAATGGCCTCTTCATTTTGGGCTATCTTTTTATAGAAGTTAATTTTTCTTTCTGCCCGGCTGGCTCCCTGATCATCACTTAAAGTGTAAACGATTTCAGTAACTACTGCTCCGAATTTCTCTTCCAGTTCGGCTCTGGTCACTGCGGTATCTTCCAGTACATCGTGCAGCCAGGCCGCAATTAATAAGTTCAGATGATATGGAGTGCTCAGGTCAACATTGAACCTCATCAGCACACTAATTACATTTCCAAGGTGTATCTCATAAGGAGATACACCATATTTCTGATCACCATGTGACTGAACTGCAAATGCCCGGGCTTCATTAAATAATCTTTTATAATCCGTTGTTTTTATATCTTTCGCAACCATTGTATTAAATTATAGAATCCTGTTATAAACTAAGCTCCATTTTTTTAACAAAAGCAGGATTAAGATATTTCTTTAAATCCTTGTAGGGAACAGACACCACAAGTTGTCCTTGCGCAAAACTGGCAACTTCATAAGGATTATATAAAAATGCAATTCCATTGGCATCAAAAAAGAAGTTCTTGTTCGCTGCCAGGTGATCATCAAATAATTGAGTGGTTAATGCCTCACCAGGTTTCACTTTATATTGTACTCTGAAATTCTTTTCTACTATTTTTTGTAAGGAAACAGAATCGATATTGATGACATCAGTTAAGGCTAACTGTTTTTGGTTTTTCACATCAAAACAATAAAATGTTGTCGCATAATTATTATGTGCACCACCAGAATAGCCATCAAATAAATGCTTGACAATAGCAAAACCTCCACCATTGTATTGCATATAAAGATGCTGAGTTTTGGAATAGTTTGAACTGGCACTCAGTCTGTCTTCATCATCTTTCAGGCTGCTTATTTCAGTTTTGTATGCACTCAGATAACTCTTTGCATCAGCTTTTATACCTGCCATCCAGGAAGGTGCATTTGGTATTTCCAGGAGTTTCCTGAACTGCTTATCCAGCCATAAGACCTCTGGAGTTTTTCCGGCAGGCATTAAATATTCATAACTAATCACTGCCTGAGGTGAATCTTTTATTTTCGGAAATGCCTTGATTGAATCCTGATAGCTGGCAATATTAAAAGTATAACTTCCTTCAGGATACCTTTCTTCCAGTCGGATACTTGATTTTTCTTTGCCCTGTACCCTTAGTCCGCTTAATACAGTTCCTGTCCACTTCAATTGTAATTTTGGTCCGGCAGGCATGTCATCCGAATACCGGTCTCCAAGACCACTTTCAGTCAGAATTATACTATCCTGACTAATTATTGTATCAGTGATCAGGTTCACCTGGGTGCCATTATAATCATATGTACCTGTAAAATTATTCCCGGTCCTGCTTAAATTGACCACTACATTCCGCTCGCCAATGATTCCCTGGAATCTTTTGTAAAAGCTTTCCGGAAGATGTTCCTGCACCGCTACCCGGCGGGATACTGCTTCTTTGGTGGTTGTGTCCTGAACTGATATTTTTTTCTCTGTTGAATGACAGCCGGCAATTAATGCCGACAGACAAAAAGTATATAAGAATGGCTTCATAGATTTTTATAGCTGTATTTCGTAAAAATAAACAAATTTCAGCATTTAAAACGCTTCATTTAATCCCAGAAAGAATCCTCTTGCACCGTAATTTCCGAAGGCATAGTCAAGACATAGATTGGTCCGTGTCGCTTTATTGAATAACACACGTAAACCTGCACCTCCTCCAGGTTGCCACTTGTCAAATATTTTCGTACCCAGCTCATCATTGGTCGTTTGTACATTAAAGAAGGTAACGCCACTCAAAAACTTATTCCTGGTGATCGGGAACCGGTATTCTAATTCTGAATAGTTATAATTAGTCCCTTTAAAATAGCCTATTGTATAACCTCTTCCGCTACGGAAGGCCGGATCTTTTCCTGTTCCCGGTAATTCCAGGTAGGGTATTGCTCCACTGGCCAGGTATGATCCCCAGTTCCAGAACGCAATTACATGCTCAGGGTTACGCGCAGAAAGACTCCAGTATTTTCTGAAATCAGTGGTGAATTGTACCGCATTTTTTGTGCTGCCTATCCAGCTCTGGTTTACCCTGATTCCTGCATCTGCATAAATCCCTTTATATGCCCTGTTCTGATTATCACGAGTAGTATACTGCACATTGAAAAGCAAGCCATTTGAACTATAATGATCACGGTCAAATCCATGACGGTCACTGTAAATATTATACGGCGTTAAGTCGCTCTCTGTTGCTCTGTCCTCAATCTTTCTTCTGATATCAAATGATACACCAGCACCAACGAACAAGTTTTCTTTAACTTGTTTATATACTTTCTCTTTAAAGCTGTAATACTGCGCATGCAGCACATAGCCCTTTCGATCGGGATTTAACAATGCCTCGTCTTCAGCAGTTCCCGGATTGTTATTTCCTATACCTAATCCGAAATCCGGTGTGACAGTTTTTGCGGCAACCAGGCTACCCTGGAAATTCCATTTATTACCCGGGGTGTAAATATTATGATTGATATAAAAATAAATAATCCCTTTAGTGGTGATAGAAGCTGAAGTGGCTGCTACAGACATTAATGTGTTGGGGTCACTTCCTAATACTCTGCCAGCTACAGCCTTTATACCTATTTGTGCTCCAATACTTGGATTGTAGGCCACATTAGGTATTGGTGTAATTCCAGACTTTTTACGCAGCGGATTTGGCTTTCTATTGGGATGTAAGACCTTTCTGAATAAGTCAGCAACATCATACTGCTTATCAGTCGAGTCAGCAGGCCTGACAGCGGCAGCGGCTAAAGAATCCTTTTTTACGGAATCAGATTTGAGTTCCTGGCTATAAGCAAGACTGCTTACGGTTGTAAATCCGGCTAATAAAAATAACCTCGATATTAAATAGAGTCTTGTCCGGGCAGGATTGAACTTTTTTATATGATTTGCTGAATGTCTGAATTCCAATTTATAAAGGCGTTAGGAGTATTGATTGTAAATGTTAAACCCCGAAATCGCTATAATGTTTTATGCTTTAACTATTTATTATTACATTCCTGCTTAAAGACTACTATTCAGGGCATTAAATATCAATGCTGACAAGCATATCAGTTCATCCTGTTTGACATTTATTTGAGGGGAATTGTTTTAATCAATTATAATAATATTACACTATATATTTATTTAATTATATTAAATAAGAAAATTATTGTGTTTTTAAAGATTTTTTTGGAAAAAATAATTAACTAAAGGTGATTTTTTAATTTTATTTTTTGATTGGCTGTTAGAAATTAATCGTCGATTCCAGCTTCTGGAGTGTATTCCTGCAGGTTGTTTTTGAATTTACTTCTGGATGAGCGGAACGGTATTAGTCTTCGATGTGGTGTTCTGCTTAAATGTGAGGATGAGAGCTGGTTATAGTCTTATAAAGCTTTTAAATATGTTTTGAGCCGGTTTTGGTATTGATTATTCCTGTTTTGTGTAGTCGTTATTTGTTTTTATAACACTTATTTTATTGCCGTAATTTTTTTGGCTGATTGTGTTTTTAAGTCGGATTAAATGTGCTGTTTTTGACTGTTGTACCTTTACTTGATAAAAAAAACACAATAATTTAACGTGCAAATCATTTTATGTATGAATAAATTTGTACTTTCGTTAAAAAACATACATTATTATCCTCTATTAGAGAAACTAGATTCTTATTGCTTCACGAAATACCATATTATAAAGAATGTTTACTTTTTTTAAGAAAAAAAACCGAGTTGAAGATATAGAATGGCTGGGTGTTGATATACATTCCCATTTATTGCCAGGGATTGATGATGGATCTCCTGATGTTGCGCAATCTTTGAGTCTGATTCATCAGCTAAGTGATTTGGGTTTTGGTAAGTTCATTTGTACACCTCATATTTTTAAGGAATTGTATCCAAACGACGCTAGTACGATTTCATCTGCATTGAAAGAGGTTAAAGTTGAATTGGAAAAATCTGGTTTAGAGGTAGATATTGCTGCTGCTGCTGAATATATGATAGACGAAAATTTTCAAGTTAAAAATGACTTGCTTTGTTTGCCGGGGAAATATATTTTGATAGAGATGTCTTATCTCTCTGAAACTCCTGGAATTGATCAGGTGATTTTTGACTTGCAGATTCATGGCTATCAGGTCATTCTTGCACATCCGGAGCGCTACTCCTTCAATCATCAATATCTGGCCAGATTTAATAGATATAAAGAAATGGGGGTGCTGTTTCAGTTAAATTTATTAGCTGTTTGTGGATATTATGGGAATGAAGTGAAACGTGTATCCGGCTATCTGCTGGAAAACAAGCTTTATGATTTTGCTGCTACAGACTTACATCATAACAGGCATTTGCATGTGCTCTCGAATGCAATTACCAGTGGTGCTTTATATCAAAAGCTAGGTAACTATGATTTTAAAAACAAGGAGATCTTCCTTTAATATTCAGATAAAACGACTTATATATTCAAACAGGGCACAAAGAATATGTAGCTGCCAATGATAGCCCGAATAAACTTTTAAAATTATAACCCGTTAAAAACGCCTTATCCACCTATGAGAAGAAGTTTTAAAAATGGTAAAATTAGAAACGGTGCAATACTGTTTCTGACTTTACTTTTTGCATCCTGCGCAAGTACTAAAAATGTACCTTATTTTCAGGACATTACGTCCGCAGAAAAATCTGTATTAGCCAATACAGCAGTCTTCACAGAGCCAGCTATCCAGCCTGATGACATCCTTTCTATTTCCATATTTACGATTGATCCGGCTACTTCTATGGTGGTAAATCAGGTAGGTACGCAGGCGCTGAGTACTATTCCCGGGCCATCCGGCGGTATTGTCGCTACGCCTCCTGCTTCAGGATTCCTGGTTGATAAAAATGGGGAAATTGATTTATCTATCGTCGGTAAAGTAAAGATTGGGGGGTTGACTACTTTCCAGGCCAGAGACTTGATTAAGGAGAAGGCTGCTGTCGTTTACAAAGATCCGAATGTGCAGGTACGTTATGCTAATTTTAAAGTTACTGTACTGGGAGAAGTGAGCAGGCCGGCTTCTTATGTGTTGCCAAATGAGAGAGTTAGTGTGCTGGATGCCTTGGGGCTGGCCGGAGATCTGACGATATTTGGCAGACGTGAGAACGTGCTGCTGATCCGGGAGAATAATGGTAAAAAGGAATTCGCACGGCTGAATTTAAACTCTTCCGAACTGTTTAACAGCCCTTTTTATTACCTCAAACAAAACGATGTCATTTACGTCGAGCCTAACAAAGGAAAAGCTGCGTCCTTAAACCAGGCAAGAACCCAGACTTATGCCATTATTGGAACTGCGCTCTCAGTTTTAATTGTCTTGTTTTCAAGGCTCTAGTTGCTCACCCTTTTAGTATAAACCAATGAATAACATAGTTGAAAACAGGATATCACAAAAAGATGATGCTTTAGATATTAAGCAAATTATATCACGCTTATTATACAACTGGTATTGGATTTTATTGTCATTATTAATTTGTGTTACTTTTGCTGTGCTGTATGCCAGGTATAAAACACCCAGTTATAAAATATCTGCCAGAGTACTGGTGAATGACGAGAAAAAGGGCAGTGGCCTGATGGCCGGCAGTGATATTTTAGGTGACCTCGGCGGGTTGCTTGGGGCAAAAAGTACTGTTGATAATGAAGCTGAAATTTTAAAGACCAGGTACTTGATGGAGCGTGTTGTTCAGGATATGAACCTTAACATCAC from Pedobacter sp. WC2423 carries:
- a CDS encoding lantibiotic dehydratase, with the protein product MNYSFLNKIIIRTPLKPFKSSFSLAELKELYSNQTVLEALFLSSQVLYYECVKWLNGEYTEGKEQDKLVFSLLKYAIRMHTRCTPFGMFAGCGITGTANQYLLLNSHAFRSTRLDMNYSYLLSLRTAEKSFLKPYLKYTINSSLYQIKDKIRYVEYIYIGSKRLHQIAEVELSDYLSEILSAAANGQYYEELIQILIAQDIAIDEATGFIDEIIGAQILTSNLDPSVTGLEPLDKILSVLTDISLRHPLQTEITTLLLFLKGIKDSLLVIDGNFENEIYKYEKLASDLKETEVPFQLSRLVQTDMFSAIVPLNNKQGTEDSWLLKDTLAKALRVLNKLTPKPSKIRLKEFKEKFYRRYENAEVPLMLALDNEAGIGYGANSNESGDISALLRNIPIIRNNREDSKTINIDKIHTFLYKKLMDARSNNAHVILIDEVELADFKEGWNDLSATMTIFCTSFGTLNGMPLVGVKHVGGTSAINLIGRFGAGNQDIKDFIDEISVIDEKNYPDTVLAEIAHLPENGMGNFLFRPAFRSYEIPYLSQSCRPAAQQIHVGDLYLSLKQNRLVLRSKRLGKEVGPRLGNAHNFNQSSLPVYHFLCDMQMQNFRNGLYFEWGGLADGIVFLPRVQTGQVILSYAIWKLKAEDYAFLFPASANHSDLVLAKAVEDWREKFRIPELFYLVNDDNELLIDTRSALSRQMFVQEIKKRSAIILKEYIAHQGDVLIQDQDGHLFNNELLVVIEKEQLKNVIVPKHAAVLEPETLQRDFSAGSEWLYYKIYCGNKTADDILSSVIDELVQKLLEQGVIDQWFFIRYQDPDFHLRVRFHLTDTVHCGAVITALSQCLKRFEEEGVVWKIQIDTYKREMERYGSSTMKAAEQLFFQDSRTIVKMIPQFVNDEDQRWRFALLSVNEFLENMNFTTDQKIELTGYLKLAFGKEFDLTKISKAQLDKAYRQKRADIEGLFAGENIMGPMENILKYRTASLTRTNEFILAHFAPLNRGLLNDFCCAIIHMMINRIFRSRQRAHELVLYDFLYRSYRTKKALGR
- a CDS encoding DUF2461 domain-containing protein — protein: MKQTQLHPSNFDFLNKLGQNNDREWFHAHKDEFQKEQVQIENFADAILQELNTHDVIETPSGKKSLYRIYRDTRFSKDKTPYKTHWSGSFSRAGKFRRGGYHFHLQEGNTYIAGGFFGPSTEDLKRIRQEISFDATPLRKILSSASFISTFENLKGEQLKTTPKGFDANDEAIDLLRYKQFLLIRKFSDQEVLSENFLQQAGQTFKNMRPFFDYMSEILTTDINGL
- a CDS encoding HD domain-containing protein; this encodes MVAKDIKTTDYKRLFNEARAFAVQSHGDQKYGVSPYEIHLGNVISVLMRFNVDLSTPYHLNLLIAAWLHDVLEDTAVTRAELEEKFGAVVTEIVYTLSDDQGASRAERKINFYKKIAQNEEAIIVKLADRISNVEFSLIHGNDRKFEMYKVEQLKLEEVLIPVLKSALGLELLAYLRKLLK
- a CDS encoding RsiV family protein, translated to MKPFLYTFCLSALIAGCHSTEKKISVQDTTTKEAVSRRVAVQEHLPESFYKRFQGIIGERNVVVNLSRTGNNFTGTYDYNGTQVNLITDTIISQDSIILTESGLGDRYSDDMPAGPKLQLKWTGTVLSGLRVQGKEKSSIRLEERYPEGSYTFNIASYQDSIKAFPKIKDSPQAVISYEYLMPAGKTPEVLWLDKQFRKLLEIPNAPSWMAGIKADAKSYLSAYKTEISSLKDDEDRLSASSNYSKTQHLYMQYNGGGFAIVKHLFDGYSGGAHNNYATTFYCFDVKNQKQLALTDVINIDSVSLQKIVEKNFRVQYKVKPGEALTTQLFDDHLAANKNFFFDANGIAFLYNPYEVASFAQGQLVVSVPYKDLKKYLNPAFVKKMELSL
- a CDS encoding BamA/TamA family outer membrane protein; this translates as MEFRHSANHIKKFNPARTRLYLISRLFLLAGFTTVSSLAYSQELKSDSVKKDSLAAAAVRPADSTDKQYDVADLFRKVLHPNRKPNPLRKKSGITPIPNVAYNPSIGAQIGIKAVAGRVLGSDPNTLMSVAATSASITTKGIIYFYINHNIYTPGNKWNFQGSLVAAKTVTPDFGLGIGNNNPGTAEDEALLNPDRKGYVLHAQYYSFKEKVYKQVKENLFVGAGVSFDIRRKIEDRATESDLTPYNIYSDRHGFDRDHYSSNGLLFNVQYTTRDNQNRAYKGIYADAGIRVNQSWIGSTKNAVQFTTDFRKYWSLSARNPEHVIAFWNWGSYLASGAIPYLELPGTGKDPAFRSGRGYTIGYFKGTNYNYSELEYRFPITRNKFLSGVTFFNVQTTNDELGTKIFDKWQPGGGAGLRVLFNKATRTNLCLDYAFGNYGARGFFLGLNEAF
- a CDS encoding tyrosine-protein phosphatase; the encoded protein is MFTFFKKKNRVEDIEWLGVDIHSHLLPGIDDGSPDVAQSLSLIHQLSDLGFGKFICTPHIFKELYPNDASTISSALKEVKVELEKSGLEVDIAAAAEYMIDENFQVKNDLLCLPGKYILIEMSYLSETPGIDQVIFDLQIHGYQVILAHPERYSFNHQYLARFNRYKEMGVLFQLNLLAVCGYYGNEVKRVSGYLLENKLYDFAATDLHHNRHLHVLSNAITSGALYQKLGNYDFKNKEIFL
- a CDS encoding polysaccharide biosynthesis/export family protein; protein product: MRRSFKNGKIRNGAILFLTLLFASCASTKNVPYFQDITSAEKSVLANTAVFTEPAIQPDDILSISIFTIDPATSMVVNQVGTQALSTIPGPSGGIVATPPASGFLVDKNGEIDLSIVGKVKIGGLTTFQARDLIKEKAAVVYKDPNVQVRYANFKVTVLGEVSRPASYVLPNERVSVLDALGLAGDLTIFGRRENVLLIRENNGKKEFARLNLNSSELFNSPFYYLKQNDVIYVEPNKGKAASLNQARTQTYAIIGTALSVLIVLFSRL